The Aeoliella mucimassa genome includes the window AATCCTGCGGTTGGAGTTTGCGCAGGTGGGCAAGTGAAATAGGCTATAGCGAGTCTACGATCCAGGGTACTCCAACCTGGAAAGCCCACCTAGCACCGCAGCGTGAACGAAGCAAAGCGGAAAAAGCAATGCAAAGAAACCGTCGGCCTAAGCACAACTAGTCCACTCTCGCAAAACCGAGCGCTCGGGTGCTACAACCGAGCGCTAGAAACTTTCTTGATTTTTCATAGCCCTGCAAAAGCAGGGCTTTTTTTATTTAGGCACTGTGCGCTCGAGTTTTCAATCCGATCGAGCGCAGGAATGGGTAGGAGGCAGCATGTGCCTTTGAGAGTTACCCAGGAGCCACAGAAATGAACACCAGTACCAAGATGCTCAATCCGCCCCAGATCGCCGAAATGCTTGGCGTTGGAGTCGCAAAGGTACATGGCTGGATTGAATCCGGTGAACTAACTGCCATTAACGTTGCGACGACATCGGGTGGCCGCCCACGCTGGGCTATAGAGCCCGACGAGTTTGAAAGATTCAAGAGGTCGCGATCTTCAACGTCAACTCCCAAGCCAGCAAAGCGGTACCGACAACCCGCCGGCGTAATTGAGTTCTATAAGTAAGCACACACCACCCCCTGCGCACAAAAAAGCCCCGCACGCTGGCAGGCGCAACGGGGCAGATTGGATTGACGAAATGGATTATACCACTCGCGCGAGAATCTTAGCAACCATTCGCAGTCATGCCCGCCGTGCTGGCTTCGATGGCGACGCTTTCGCACCGCCTCCAAGATTCGGAACGACAGCGAGAGAGCTGGCAGCCGAAAACCTTGTCTTACAGGCGGGTATCTTCGAGCTTACGCCCGATGAAAAAACATTCGCCCGGCAGCTTGCGCGGGGAATTGTTTACTCTTCGCGCAGAGGTGGGAGGGTTCGATCGTGAATTACGCAAACGACAGCGCCGACCCGTGGCGAGTGACTTCAGACACTAGTAGTTTCGCACCACCACCCGAGGCATCACCACCCGAGATTGCAGCCAAGGGCATGCAAGATTGGCGACCTGACGAGCTGCGCGACACAAGCGATAAACGTCCAGGGCATGCGGTGAAGCCTTGGGACGGGTGGGCGGACTGGCAGCGCAGTCTACAAGAGCAGGATAGGCAATCGTTCTTCCGCGTTGCTGCTTCGGGCAATCAGCTAAACAGATTCCGAATTGCAAAGGGGAGGATGACCGTGCTGGGTGGGCAGCAAGGCACCGGAAAAACATTGCTCACGATGCAACTGCTTTTCAATATCGTGATGGAGTATCCAGAAATTAGCGTTCTTGTCGCTAACTGCGAAATGGATCCGGGCGAATTGCTAGACCGCAACGTAGCGCGACTTGCCGAGGTGCCATATGCCGTTGTTCGCGATCGTCGCTATCGTGGTGGCCAACGTCAGCGGGTGCTTGATGCTGCTGGTGAAATCATGCCTCTAAAAGAACGTGTTTCGTTCATGCAACCGCCTTTCAGCATGGAGAGATTGAAAGCACTGGCTGAGAGAATCGAGGCTGACATTGTTTGCATCGATTACTTGCAAAGATTCCGGGTTTCTGGAGTTACCGACTTCCGCATGCAAGTGAGCGATGTAATGAGTGAAGCGAGGGAATTGGCGATGCGCGGCCCTGCAGTTGTCTTATTGTCTGCACTTTCACGGCAAGGCGAGTTTCGCGAGTCGAGCGAAGTAGAGTTTGCGTGCGATTACGCATACAAGCTTGTACCTCAAAATGAAGATGGCACAGAGATCAAGTGCGAGTGTCACAAGGCGCGCAACGCCGCAAAGGAAAATATCGACCTGACTTGCAACCACTCCATGCAAGAGTTCTTGGCACCAGCAGAGGACCAATTCGACGAACCCGAACCGCACACCGAGTTTGCTGCATGGGATGGGGGGTCGGAGTTTTGAGCTACCACAAAGAAGCACTTAGCCGAGCAGCACCACCGCGGAAAGAGAAGTCGAAGTCGAGAGGCAGAGGTAATCGGTTTGCAAATCGAAACGCGATGATCGACGAACACGGTATGAAACTCGGCATTCCAGCCGCCTACGTTTGGTTGGCGATGGACCGTTTCGTCGACCACAAGGATGGGTTAGTGCGGATCAGCTATAGCAAGCTATCGGAGCTGACAGGCCAATCCGAGCGAAGTGTTATTCGTCATGTGAAGAAGCTGATCGACTCAGGCTACGCAACATTGGTTTCGCGCGGCAATAGCAGTAAGCGATCAAATGTGTACCAGATGACCATCCCAAGGGTAGCCAAATTGAACCGTTCAACCTCTGACACTGGTGACAGAGGAACCTCTGACACTGGTGGCATAAACCTCTGACACCAGTGGCAACCCCTCATAAAAGATCAGAAGGGGGACGCGCTAACGCGGTCCACCCCAAGGAAGAAAAGTTGAACACCGAAACCGCCAAACGAGTGACCGACGAAAACCCACCCCGGGCCCGACTGCTGGCGCGTCTCAGAAGCCGGGGAGGCCAGTACCGTGCCCCCCAGTTGAACGACTCCAACCAACGCCGTTTCCTCCAGGAGGAGATCGGGGTAAGCCTTTCACGTGATGCGAGGCTATTGAACCTTGAGGAGGTGAACCCGTTTTGAGAGAGCACTGCCCACAATGCGGTTCGCAAATGAGGCTTCACGGCAAGCGACTTGTCGGAGCGTTCATTACCAGGAACCGAGACTGCACCCAATGTGAGTACGCCGACCGAGCGTGGTACGAACCGGAGCAAATCGTCCGAACGGAAAAAAGAACCCGCCGGCGGACAAGAGCATCAACTATTTCAGAAGCTGATCGGGTAGAGTGATTGCATGGACACCAACAGCACAAACAAACAGTACTTGAGCCTCGGCCGTTGCTGCCAGCTATTGAGCTGCAACGCTGCTGACTTCCGACGCCTCGCACAAGGTGCAAAGGTGGCTCCTGCTATGTCCCTCGACAGTGTGGAGTACTACACGCCCGACGACCTTGAGAAGGTTCGCAAGTATCAATCGCAAGGCAAGGGATTCGCTTGCCACCTGCGATTCAAATAGCCCCCCGCGGGTCCTTTTTGACAAATATTAGCTCTACTGCAAACGGAAGAGCACCTTTTTAACAACTTCCGTACCACATGAATCCCAAACCCCCAAAGGCCAAGCAATGACTGCAGTTCTCACCCCATCCAATCCAACCGCTGGCCACATCCGAACAGGCCACCCCTCGGTCATTGCCAGAGGTGACCAGCAAGCGGCCCTCCGCAACTTGCGATTGCCAGAAATCGACAGCCTGCCCGACGACAGCAAAGAGCGGGTCGACGCCTTCAACGAGCAGAACCACGATGCATGGCACAAGGACGTTGAATCACTCAAGACCACGCTAACCGAAATCGCCGGCGATCCTGAAACAATGGGCTTCGCAGACGTGTGGGCCGCGAGAGACATTGCTGGCCAGCAGGCGCTCGAACTCTACCAACGGCGAGTTGCGATCATGCGAGCACGCGCAGAACTGGCTCGCGAGTTGCTTCCGATACTAGATTCTGTCGCAAAGAAGCGAACAGAGGCGTTGCCAAAGGTGCTAAAGGCAGTTGGCGTAAAGCTTGAGAAGGCAGGCGCGGGACTCGACCAAACCCAGGCTGGCCGAATGGGGAACTACCAAGAAGCCGCAGAGCGTCAATTCGCTTATCAGTGTCGGCAGCATCAAGACTACATCGCCGCGGATCAGCTTGCTAAGCATGCGAGCACCGAGTTGCAGCAATTGCAGCGGTTCACTCGATGCGCAGACGAGTCGATCGACATTGCCGTTGAAGCCCTTCACCAATTCTGCGGCAGGCTACTGGTGGGCGTATCGGTAGACCTGTAAGCGAGTTGACTGCGCGCTGCGCGCAGTCGCGAGATTCAAATCCCCCCTAAACGAGGAACTCCCCATGCCACTTGCCGACAAACTGATATTCAGCGGCGGTTCTGTACCCGCCAAACCAGCCGAGGAGGCCCAGGAAAAGCCCAAGCGGGCCGGTCTGGGGTTCGAGGCATACCTCGGCCGCGTATTCGCCGACCGCGAGCATCGCCTGTTGGGAGAGCCCACCGACGCCGAATTCGCGGAACTCACCCGCAAGCGGCGAGAAGCCCTTCGCAAACAAAAGCTCACGGCGCAGGAGCAAAAGCAGCAGCGGCAACCGCGAACGCACGGCATGTCCTCGCGTCCGACTGGCCAATTGATTCGCCTTAGCGTGTCTCGCGGGATTCGATACCCAACGATCTAGGCCCGGTAGCGCCTA containing:
- a CDS encoding helix-turn-helix domain-containing protein, giving the protein MIDEHGMKLGIPAAYVWLAMDRFVDHKDGLVRISYSKLSELTGQSERSVIRHVKKLIDSGYATLVSRGNSSKRSNVYQMTIPRVAKLNRSTSDTGDRGTSDTGGINL
- a CDS encoding helix-turn-helix domain-containing protein, whose product is MLNPPQIAEMLGVGVAKVHGWIESGELTAINVATTSGGRPRWAIEPDEFERFKRSRSSTSTPKPAKRYRQPAGVIEFYK
- a CDS encoding DnaB-like helicase C-terminal domain-containing protein, whose translation is MNYANDSADPWRVTSDTSSFAPPPEASPPEIAAKGMQDWRPDELRDTSDKRPGHAVKPWDGWADWQRSLQEQDRQSFFRVAASGNQLNRFRIAKGRMTVLGGQQGTGKTLLTMQLLFNIVMEYPEISVLVANCEMDPGELLDRNVARLAEVPYAVVRDRRYRGGQRQRVLDAAGEIMPLKERVSFMQPPFSMERLKALAERIEADIVCIDYLQRFRVSGVTDFRMQVSDVMSEARELAMRGPAVVLLSALSRQGEFRESSEVEFACDYAYKLVPQNEDGTEIKCECHKARNAAKENIDLTCNHSMQEFLAPAEDQFDEPEPHTEFAAWDGGSEF